The stretch of DNA CAAGAGCCCGATCCGCAGCACAATGCCGAAGACATCGCCGCGGGCAAAGCTTTTGGTCAGCAGATAGCGGTACGCGCTGTCCCTCCGCCAGGGAAGCCCCGCTCCCCAGCGGGAGAGCCAGCGACGGGAATAGACGCGCTGCTGGCGTCCGGGAACCTCGACGAACCAGCCGAGGAGCATCTGGACCCGTCCGCTCTGCGCCTTCTCCTGGGCGATCAGCCGCTCCCAGGGAACGGCATGCCGGCCGGGCACGGCAAGCGCAGCCAGATAAGCGGCTGCCAGCAGCATCGAGAAGCCAATCCCTTTATGGAAAGGCTGCCACAGCCAGGCGGCGATGATCAGCCCGCCCACCGCCCAGCGAAGCAGGCGGTACCCTGCAGAAGCGGCTGGGGAGAGCATCTTCAACTCCCGCCAGCAGCCGTAAGCGGAGAGAAGCTTTACGCCTAGCAGCAGCGCGGCGGTGACAAACAGAGACTTCGCCGAGTCCGCCGTACGTATGTACAAAGGCCACAAAATAAGGAGCACCAGAAGAAGCCGCAGGCCTTTCCAAATTGTTCCCCTGACCCATGTCGGTGCAAAATAATCGTGCATCCGGTGCTCCTGGGCTAGTAGAAAGACGGCATCCGCCGGCTGCAGATAAGTGCGGAAGCTGCTGTGGACCGCAGCCGGCAGCAGCACCGCCAGCATGATCCAGCGAATCGGCACGCCGGATGGAACATCATTCAGCACCGAAGTGTACCAGGCCGAAAACGCGATAAGAATGAATAGAAGTACGACCGCCACACCGCTCTGGATAATATATCCCACATAGGGAAGGAGCTTGGCGGCGTCCCTGCTGCGCCGCTCCCCTTGCAGCTCTCTGAGATTCATGCTACTTCCCTCCCTGGACCAGCTCGTAGAACAGCTGCTCCAGCGGCAGGCCCGGCTTGCCGGCGGCAGCTCCGATCTCCGCCAAAGTGCCCTCGGCGATGACTCTGCCCTGATGCAGTACGATGAAGCGGTCGCAATAGTTCTCGATCGTTGAGAGAATATGAGAGCTGAGCAGAATGGAGGAACCCGATTTCTTAATCTCCAGCATAAAGTCCAGCAGGGACCGGATGCCGAGCGGGTCGAGGCCGAGAAAAGGCTCGTCGATCACATACAGAGCCGGACTTGCGACAAAAGCGCACATAATCATGACCTTCTGTTTCATCCCCTTGGAGAGATGGCCGGAAAGGCTGTCCATTTTATCTTCCATGCGGAACAGCTCCGAGAGGCGGCGGCTGCGAGCTTCGTAATCAGCGCGGTTCACGCCGTAGGCCCTGGCCGTAAATTCTACATGCTCGCGCACCGTCATTTCTTCGTACAAGAGCGGCGACTCCGGCACAAAAGAAAGCGCGCTGTGGTAACCTTCCGAATCTTTATCGCGCGTTCTGCCCTGTACAGCGATCCCGCCTTTATGCGGCGTCATCAGGCCGAGAATATGCTTCATCGTAGTGCTCTTCCCGGCTCCGTTCAGGCCGATCAGCCCGACCATTTCTCCCGGCTGAACCTGCAGGGACACATCATGCAGCACCGGCTTGTTCAGGCTGTAACCGCCGGTCAGGCCGGTAATCTGCAGCACC from Paenibacillus sophorae encodes:
- a CDS encoding ABC transporter permease, with the translated sequence MNLRELQGERRSRDAAKLLPYVGYIIQSGVAVVLLFILIAFSAWYTSVLNDVPSGVPIRWIMLAVLLPAAVHSSFRTYLQPADAVFLLAQEHRMHDYFAPTWVRGTIWKGLRLLLVLLILWPLYIRTADSAKSLFVTAALLLGVKLLSAYGCWRELKMLSPAASAGYRLLRWAVGGLIIAAWLWQPFHKGIGFSMLLAAAYLAALAVPGRHAVPWERLIAQEKAQSGRVQMLLGWFVEVPGRQQRVYSRRWLSRWGAGLPWRRDSAYRYLLTKSFARGDVFGIVLRIGLLALLLEWWNRGSLIGAGIYLFFLFISGVQLSALSKLHGESFWLTVYPLPENSRSRSTVSFVFRMHLAFALVLWLPLAAGGSGLLPRALGALAAGVVLSLIIRVRLARKMGRAEDDDL
- a CDS encoding ABC transporter ATP-binding protein, which codes for MSQTPVLQITGLTGGYSLNKPVLHDVSLQVQPGEMVGLIGLNGAGKSTTMKHILGLMTPHKGGIAVQGRTRDKDSEGYHSALSFVPESPLLYEEMTVREHVEFTARAYGVNRADYEARSRRLSELFRMEDKMDSLSGHLSKGMKQKVMIMCAFVASPALYVIDEPFLGLDPLGIRSLLDFMLEIKKSGSSILLSSHILSTIENYCDRFIVLHQGRVIAEGTLAEIGAAAGKPGLPLEQLFYELVQGGK